The following coding sequences are from one Arachis hypogaea cultivar Tifrunner chromosome 7, arahy.Tifrunner.gnm2.J5K5, whole genome shotgun sequence window:
- the LOC112765022 gene encoding pentatricopeptide repeat-containing protein At4g21065 translates to MELRSMSDALQFHAQLLKGGTQNDDAARNVSKLFTFAALSPGGDLSYARLLLRSIPRPNSYYYNTIIRAYSRSPDPTHHFHALSLFLSMLHHQPAQPDNFTYPFLLKCLARLKLTPQGKQIHALITKTGFGSDQYIQNALIHMYSEFGELGFARKVFDRMPLRDVVSWTSMIDGLVNADRHVDALALFDSTLKAGIEVNDATVMSVLRACAETGALSVGKKVHMIVKEKGIDSKANVGTALVDMYAKSGCLESARNVFDNVVDKDVFVWTAMISALASHGMCQEAIGMFAEMETCRIEPDERTMTAVLSACRNSGLVNEAYVFLNDVPKRYGIEPTIQHFGCVVDLLARAGRLKEAEDFINTMPIKPDAVLWRTLIWACKLHGDTDRAGRLMKHLKLRRRTADDDSGSYILASNVYASAGKWCNKAEVRELMNRRGLTKPPGCSRIEVDGTVCEFSMGDYNHPEAEKIYDKLDQIVDEIRKEGYNPRVSEVLLEMDDEDKAIQLLHHSEKLALAYGLIRNRQGSKIRIVKNLRSCEDCHEFMKLVSKIYQREIIVRDRIRFHHFKNGDCSCKDYW, encoded by the coding sequence ATGGAGCTGAGAAGCATGTCCGACGCGCTCCAATTCCACGCGCAACTCCTGAAAGGGGGCACCCAAAACGACGACGCAGCGCGCAACGTCTCCAAGCTCTTCACTTTCGCCGCCCTCTCTCCCGGCGGTGACCTCTCCTATGCTCGCCTCCTCCTCCGCTCCATCCCCCGCCCCAACTCCTATTACTATAACACCATCATCCGCGCCTATTCCCGCAGCCCCGACCCCACCCACCACTTCCACgccctctctctcttcctctccatGCTCCACCACCAACCTGCCCAACCTGATAACTTCACTTACCCCTTCCTCCTTAAGTGTCTCGCCCGCTTGAAACTCACCCCACAAGGTAAACAGATCCATGCTCTCATCACTAAGACGGGTTTTGGGTCGGATCAGTATATCCAGAACGCCTTGATCCATATGTATTCTGAATTTGGCGAGTTGGGGTTTGCTCGcaaggtgtttgatagaatgcctCTTAGGGATGTGGTTTCTTGGACTTCAATGATTGATGGCCTTGTCAACGCTGACCGCCACGTCGACGCCTTGGCCTTGTTTGATAGCACGCTGAAGGCTGGGATAGAGGTCAATGATGCCACGGTGATGTCTGTTTTGAGGGCCTGTGCTGAAACCGGAGCTTTGAGTGTGGGGAAGAAGGTGCACATGATTGTGAAGGAGAAGGGGATTGATTCTAAGGCGAATGTTGGCACTGCCCTTGTTGATATGTATGCTAAAAGCGGGTGCTTGGAGAGTGCACGGAACGTGTTTGACAATGTTGTGGACAAGGATGTTTTTGTTTGGACCGCAATGATCTCTGCCCTTGCTAGCCATGGAATGTGCCAGGAAGCTATTGGGATGTTTGCTGAGATGGAAACCTGTAGGATAGAACCTGATGAGAGGACAATGACAGCAGTTCTCTCAGCGTGTAGGAATTCAGGCTTGGTTAATGAAGCTTATGTGTTTTTGAATGATGTGCCAAAACGTTATGGTATAGAGCCTACAATTCAGCATTTTGGCTGTGTGGTGGACCTCCTCGCGAGAGCAGGGCGTTTGAAGGAAGCCGAGGATTTCATTAATACAATGCCTATAAAGCCTGATGCAGTTCTTTGGAGGACCCTGATATGGGCCTGCAAACTTCATGGGGATACCGACAGAGCAGGGCGTCTCATGAAACACCTCAAACTGCGAAGGAGAACTGCTGATGATGATAGTGGGAGTTACATACTCGCTAGCAATGTTTATGCGTCTGCAGGGAAGTGGTGTAACAAAGCAGAGGTGAGAGAGTTGatgaacagaaggggattaactAAGCCTCCAGGGTGTAGTAGGATTGAAGTTGATGGCACTGTATGTGAATTTTCTATGGGAGATTATAATCACCCTGAAGCAGAGAAAATATATGACAAATTGGATCAGATTGTAGATGAAATTAGAAAGGAAGGGTATAATCCGAGAGTATCAGAGGTGTTGCTTGAGATGGATGATGAGGATAAGGCCATTCAGTTACTTCATCATAGTGAGAAGCTAGCTCTTGCTTATGGACTAATCAGGAATAGGCAGGGTTCCAAAATCCGGATTGTGAAGAATCTAAGGTCTTGTGAGGACTGTCATGAGTTTATGAAACTAGTGTCTAAGATATACCAAAGAGAGATCATAGTAAGGGACAGGATACGTTTCCATCATTTCAAAAATGGTGACTGCTCTTGCAAGGATTACTGGTAG
- the LOC112765023 gene encoding uncharacterized protein isoform X2, with protein sequence MKIHSYTFISGFYHDPNAGWYYSSRDGHYYKFEDGNYVLLDSNKDDGEETYPCEEAAPESTEQVYGNNNEEYPSFLESEFKAYQRTESLSNDPDYDLLNSVSTPTIENPPPPPSEWLEDTLIDLYLSGYKTENSTADTMTVPLETDDGSADVGDKWIPGPVAANGIVDKTTVDEGIAYSDTYDLEEGEWIPDAEDLNQLNGTADASTTDEGILSDEEKWRAQYGQVIESETDLVSEFPVVDMWDWEMVKGSKKDGKDTAARLVGRIVKQSAKRHPSIPSRGGKFRSAPISEVHLDLVRVKTGQVYRLRNPSARYVASLSTYDSTNPTEDWDFPKLSSKRKISRPSKSGEGIALASGEILIEKDLSMLPSSIPAFEQMKCKYRDRAAERRNLHGGFGVGYGQKNSEGSYIDTPSSPDASCTQEAASEALEMSFGSGSYARKLLKNMGWKEGEGLGSSTKGLLEPIQPVGNIGSAGLGWPCRNR encoded by the exons ATGAAAATTCACAGCTATACTTTCAT TAGTGGATTTTACCATGACCCCAATGCTGGTTGGTACTATAGTAGCAGAGATGGTCATTATTATAAATTTGAGGATGGGAATTATGTGCTTTTAGATTCCAATAAG GATGATGGTGAAGAAACATATCCGTGTGAAGAAGCTGCTCCAGAAAGCACAGAACAAGTATATGGTAACAACAATGAGGAATACCCTTCCTTCCTCGAAAGTGAATTCAAAGCTTACCAGCGGACAGAAAGCTTGTCTAATGATCCAGACTATG ATCTCTTGAATTCTGTGAGCACTCCAACTATTGAAAACCCTCCTCCGCCACCATCAGAATG GTTAGAGGACACGCTTATTGATCTTTACTTGTCTGGCTACAAGACAGAAAATAGCACAGCTGATACAATGACAGTACCCTTGGAAACAGATGATGGATCTGCTGATG TGGGTGACAAGTGGATCCCAGGGCCAGTAGCTGCAAATGGCATAGTTGATAAAACTACTGTTGATGAAGGTATAGCTTACAGCGATACTTATGATCTGGAAGAGGGTGAGTGGATCCCAGATGCCGAGGACTTAAATCAGTTAAATGGCACAGCTGATGCAAGTACCACAGATGAAG GTATCCTATCAGACGAAGAGAAATGGCGAGCTCAATATGGTCAAGTCATTGAATCAGAAACAGATCTGGTTTCGGAGTTTCCAGTTGTGGACATGTGGGATTGGGAAATGGTTAAAGGATCCAAAAAGGATGGAAAAGATACGGCGGCTAGGTTGGTTGGAAGAATTGTAAAGCAATCTGCAAAGCGGCATCCATCTATCCCTTCTCGGGGAGGGAAATTTCGATCTGCCCCTATCAGTGAAGTACATCTCGATCTGGTACGAGTCAAAACAG GACAAGTGTACAGATTGCGAAATCCTAGTGCAAGATATGTGGCTTCTCTATCAACTTATGACTCTACTAATCCAACAGAAGATTGGGATTTTCCTAAATTATCATCTAAGAGAAAGATCTCCCGTCCTTCAAAGTCTGGAGAAGGAATTGCTTTGGCTTCAGGTGAAATTCTCATAGAGAAGGATTTGTCTATGTTGCCAAGTTCTATCCCTGCATTCGAG CAAATGAAATGTAAATACAGAGATAGGGCTGCTGAAAGAAGAAACTTGCATGGCGGTTTTGGTGTGGGCTATGGACAGAAGAATTCCGAGGGCAGTTATATTGATACGCCATCGTCACCCGATGCTAGCTGTACACAAGAAGCTGCATCAGAGGCCTTGGAGATGTCATTTGGATCTGGAAGTTATGccagaaaactactcaaaaacatGGGTTGGAAGGAG GGGGAAGGGCTTGGCAGTTCGACCAAGGGACTTCTGGAACCTATTCAACCAGTTGGAAACATTGGAAGTGCAGGCTTAGGATGGCCTTGTCGAAACCGATAA
- the LOC112765023 gene encoding uncharacterized protein isoform X1 translates to MDWDSQNSEKSDSVFVWDENSQLYFHASSGFYHDPNAGWYYSSRDGHYYKFEDGNYVLLDSNKDDGEETYPCEEAAPESTEQVYGNNNEEYPSFLESEFKAYQRTESLSNDPDYDLLNSVSTPTIENPPPPPSEWLEDTLIDLYLSGYKTENSTADTMTVPLETDDGSADVGDKWIPGPVAANGIVDKTTVDEGIAYSDTYDLEEGEWIPDAEDLNQLNGTADASTTDEGILSDEEKWRAQYGQVIESETDLVSEFPVVDMWDWEMVKGSKKDGKDTAARLVGRIVKQSAKRHPSIPSRGGKFRSAPISEVHLDLVRVKTGQVYRLRNPSARYVASLSTYDSTNPTEDWDFPKLSSKRKISRPSKSGEGIALASGEILIEKDLSMLPSSIPAFEQMKCKYRDRAAERRNLHGGFGVGYGQKNSEGSYIDTPSSPDASCTQEAASEALEMSFGSGSYARKLLKNMGWKEGEGLGSSTKGLLEPIQPVGNIGSAGLGWPCRNR, encoded by the exons aTGGATTGGGACTCTCAAAATTCGGAAAAAAGCGATTCCGTTTTTGTTTGGGATGAAAATTCACAGCTATACTTTCATGCAAG TAGTGGATTTTACCATGACCCCAATGCTGGTTGGTACTATAGTAGCAGAGATGGTCATTATTATAAATTTGAGGATGGGAATTATGTGCTTTTAGATTCCAATAAG GATGATGGTGAAGAAACATATCCGTGTGAAGAAGCTGCTCCAGAAAGCACAGAACAAGTATATGGTAACAACAATGAGGAATACCCTTCCTTCCTCGAAAGTGAATTCAAAGCTTACCAGCGGACAGAAAGCTTGTCTAATGATCCAGACTATG ATCTCTTGAATTCTGTGAGCACTCCAACTATTGAAAACCCTCCTCCGCCACCATCAGAATG GTTAGAGGACACGCTTATTGATCTTTACTTGTCTGGCTACAAGACAGAAAATAGCACAGCTGATACAATGACAGTACCCTTGGAAACAGATGATGGATCTGCTGATG TGGGTGACAAGTGGATCCCAGGGCCAGTAGCTGCAAATGGCATAGTTGATAAAACTACTGTTGATGAAGGTATAGCTTACAGCGATACTTATGATCTGGAAGAGGGTGAGTGGATCCCAGATGCCGAGGACTTAAATCAGTTAAATGGCACAGCTGATGCAAGTACCACAGATGAAG GTATCCTATCAGACGAAGAGAAATGGCGAGCTCAATATGGTCAAGTCATTGAATCAGAAACAGATCTGGTTTCGGAGTTTCCAGTTGTGGACATGTGGGATTGGGAAATGGTTAAAGGATCCAAAAAGGATGGAAAAGATACGGCGGCTAGGTTGGTTGGAAGAATTGTAAAGCAATCTGCAAAGCGGCATCCATCTATCCCTTCTCGGGGAGGGAAATTTCGATCTGCCCCTATCAGTGAAGTACATCTCGATCTGGTACGAGTCAAAACAG GACAAGTGTACAGATTGCGAAATCCTAGTGCAAGATATGTGGCTTCTCTATCAACTTATGACTCTACTAATCCAACAGAAGATTGGGATTTTCCTAAATTATCATCTAAGAGAAAGATCTCCCGTCCTTCAAAGTCTGGAGAAGGAATTGCTTTGGCTTCAGGTGAAATTCTCATAGAGAAGGATTTGTCTATGTTGCCAAGTTCTATCCCTGCATTCGAG CAAATGAAATGTAAATACAGAGATAGGGCTGCTGAAAGAAGAAACTTGCATGGCGGTTTTGGTGTGGGCTATGGACAGAAGAATTCCGAGGGCAGTTATATTGATACGCCATCGTCACCCGATGCTAGCTGTACACAAGAAGCTGCATCAGAGGCCTTGGAGATGTCATTTGGATCTGGAAGTTATGccagaaaactactcaaaaacatGGGTTGGAAGGAG GGGGAAGGGCTTGGCAGTTCGACCAAGGGACTTCTGGAACCTATTCAACCAGTTGGAAACATTGGAAGTGCAGGCTTAGGATGGCCTTGTCGAAACCGATAA
- the LOC112765024 gene encoding FKBP12-interacting protein of 37 kDa: MVWPNRPKIEFRKQKKKSEESKRKRKMLHQKSHTRIGSDRYSVIVMASPAHFDDDFDFGGGFPARHSGNKRPSPDYDDEDYGNDPFAPKKTKSKTDEVASGVTTGMILSLRESLQNCKDTLATCQNELEAAKSEIQSWHSSIQNEPCVPAGATPEPKMLLDYLQALKSSEESLREQLEKAKKKEAAFIVTFAKREQEIAELKSAVRDLKAQLKPPSMQARRLLLDPAIHEEFTRLKNLVEEKEKKVKELQDNINAVSFTTQSKMGKMLMAKCRTLQEENEEVGNHASEGKIHELAMKVALQKSQNAQIRSQFEGLQKHMQGLTNDVERSNQTVVILQEKLQDKDQEIQKLKQKLHQKNLMMEDGRSDAAENFIESDKPEVPKEAAN, encoded by the exons atggtATGGCCCAATAGGCCCAAAATAGAATTccggaaacaaaaaaaaaaaagcgaagaatcgaagaggaagagaaagatgcTACACCAGAAATCGCATACTCGAATCGGAAGTGATCGGTACTCCGTAATCG TTATGGCTTCTCCTGCGCATTTTGACGAT GATTTTGATTTCGGAGGCGGATTCCCTGCAAGGCATTCAg GTAATAAGAGGCCTTCGCCGGATTACGACGATGAAGATTATGGTAATGATCCTTTTGCGCCTAAGAAG ACCAAATCAAAAACCGATGAGGTTGCTTCTGGTGTAACAACAGGAATGATCTTGTCACTTCGTGAGAG CCTTCAGAACTGTAAGGATACACTTGCAACGTGCCAA AATGAACTTGAGGCTGCTAAATCTGAGATTCAAAGTTGGCATTCTTCAATTCAAAATGAGCCTTGTGTACCTGCTGGTGCCACtcctg AGCCCAAAATGTTGCTTGATTATCTTCAGGCCCTGAAATCCTCAGAAGAGTCTTTAAGAGAGCAG CTTGAAAAGGCAAAGAAAAAGGAAGCTGCATTCATTGTAACATTTGCAAAACGAGAACAAGAGATAGCAGAGTTGAAG TCTGCTGTGCGGGATCTAAAAGCACAACTCAAGCCACCTTCAATGCAG GCAAGGAGGTTGTTACTAGATCCAGCTATTCATGAAGAGTTCACGCGTTTAAAG AATTTAGTAgaggaaaaggagaaaaaagTGAAGGAGTTGCAAGATAACATAAATGCAGTAAGCTTTACTACTCAAAGCAAGATGGGGAAGATGCTGATGGCTAAATGTAGAACTCTGCAGGAAGAAAATGAGGAGGTTGGGAATCATGCTTCTGAGGGAAAG ATTCATGAATTAGCCATGAAAGTTGCATTGCAGAAGTCCCAGAATGCACAAATCAGAAGCCAATTTGAAG GGTTGCAGAAACATATGCAAGGACTGACAAATGATGTGGAAAGATCCAATCAAACG GTTGTAATATTGCAGGAAAAATTACAAGATAAGGATCAGGAGATCCAAAAACTGAAACAAAAGCTCCATCAAAAGAACTTGATGATGGAAGATGGAAGATCGGATGCAGCAGAAAATTTTATTGAGAGTGATAAGCCGGAAGTACCTAAGGAAGCTGCCAACTAG